The nucleotide sequence AGAGGTTGTAAAAAACACATTACTTGCTAAAGCAATGGAAGTGTCAGAGAATGAGTATGGTGAATTACCTTCAGTTTTAGTAGGTAACAGTGCTATCTTTATTTCTGATGTAGCTAATGCTCCAGGTAAAATCATTAAAGATTTCCGTAAGAAATCAGATAAGCCACTTTTAAAAGGTGCTTATGTGAATGCTGAAGTTTATATTGGAGATGATCAATTAAATATGTTGTCTACAATTAAATCTAAAGAAGAACTTCTTGGAGAACTTATTGGATTATTACAATCACCAGCTCAAAAAATTATTTCTGCTTTGCAAAATAAATTTGCAGGACAAGAAGTTGAAGCTGAAACTGAAGCTGAACAAGCATAATAAGGTTGGATTTATTTCTCCTTATTATTTAATAAGCGCACAATAAACAAAATATAATTTTACAAATCATTTTAAAACGATAGAAAAAATGGCAGATTTGAAACAATTCGCAGAGCAATTAGTTAACTTAACTGTAAAAGAAGTTAACGATTTAGCAACAATATTAAAAGATGAGTACGGAATCGAACCAGCTGCTGCAGCTGTAGTAGTTGCTGCTGGTGGTGGTGAAGGTGCTGCTGAAGAAGCTCAAACTGAATTTACAGTAGTATTGAAAGAAGCTGGTGCTTCTAAGTTAGCTGTTGTAAAAGCAGTTAAAGAATTAACTGGTTTAGGTCTTAAAGAAGCTAAAGATTTAGTTGATGGTGCTCCATCTAACATTAAAGAAGGTGTAACTAAAGATGAGGCTGAAGGTCTTAAAAAATCTTTAGAAGAAGCTGGAGCTGTAGTTGAGCTTAAATAGTTAAACTCAGTTTAAAAAATTAGGTTTAGGTCTTGGGTTTAGTCGCCCAAAGACCTAAACCATTTTTCGTATAACAAAAGTCTAAGTTATTATACTCTATTTTAACTTTTGAAATACAGTCCTTTTATCCATTACGAGGAAAAAAAATTAACAGATAATAAAAAAGTAGTTATCTTAAATTAATTTTTAAAGATGTAATGGCGTAGAAGTAAAGTATAAATCTAATTTGTATTTATACACAACAATTACTTTTTTAATCAAAATTTTGTCCATTGATGTTAACAAATCAAACTGAAAGATTGAATTTTGCCTCAACAAAAAATATCCCGAATTATCCTGATTTCTTGGATGTTCAGGTTAAATCTTTTCAAGATTTTTTTCAATTAGAAACTAAATCAGACGAAAGAGGCAACGAAGGACTTTACAATACCTTCATGGAAAATTTTCCAATTACAGATACAAGAAATAACTTTGTATTGGAATTCCTTGACTATTTTGTAGATCCACCACGTTATACAATTCAAGAATGTATAGAAAGAGGTCTAACGCATAGCGTACCTTTAAAAGCAAGGTTAAAGCTATATTGTACTGATCCAGAGCACGAAGATTTTGAAACAATTGTTCAAGATGTGTATCTTGGTACAATTCCTTACATGACACCAAGTGGTACTTTTGTAATTAATGGAGCAGAACGTGTTGTAGTTTCTCAATTACACAGATCTCCAGGAGTTTTCTTTGGTCAGTCTTTTCATGCTAATGGTACAAAATTATATTCTGCCAGAGTAATTCCTTTTAAAGGTTCATGGATAGAATTTTCTACAGATATAAACAGCGTTATGTATGCTTATATTGATAGAAAGAAAAAATTACCTGTAACAACTTTATTCCGTGCCATTGGTTTTGAAAGAGACAAGGATATCCTTGAAATTTTTGACCTTGCTGAAGAGATTAAAGTTTCTAAAACAGGACTTAAAAAATATATCGGTAGAAAACTTGCTGCTCGTGTATTAAATACATGGCATGAGGATTTCGTAGATGAAGATACTGGTGAGGTAGTTTCTATCGAACGTAACGAAATAATCCTTGATAGAGATACTATTATCGACAAAGATAATGTTGAAGAAATCATTGATTCTAACGTTAAATCTATTTTGTTACATAAAGAAGATGCTAATCAAGCTGATTATGCCATCATTCATAATACGTTACAAAAAGATCCAACAAACTCTGAAAAAGAAGCTGTTGAGCATATTTACAGACAATTGCGTAACGCAGAACCGCCTGAT is from Flavobacterium sp. NG2 and encodes:
- the rplJ gene encoding 50S ribosomal protein L10 produces the protein MTREEKSIAIEELTAQLAGTNIVYVADISGLNAETTSNLRRACFKAGVKLEVVKNTLLAKAMEVSENEYGELPSVLVGNSAIFISDVANAPGKIIKDFRKKSDKPLLKGAYVNAEVYIGDDQLNMLSTIKSKEELLGELIGLLQSPAQKIISALQNKFAGQEVEAETEAEQA
- the rplL gene encoding 50S ribosomal protein L7/L12, with protein sequence MADLKQFAEQLVNLTVKEVNDLATILKDEYGIEPAAAAVVVAAGGGEGAAEEAQTEFTVVLKEAGASKLAVVKAVKELTGLGLKEAKDLVDGAPSNIKEGVTKDEAEGLKKSLEEAGAVVELK